GCCGGCGACCACCTTGGATACGGTCCGGGTCGATGTGAAGGGCGGGCTCCCGGTCGTCGCCAAGCCCGAAGGCACAGTCATCGCCGTGGACCCTTCTGCCCTCGTCGAATTAGCTCCATCACTTTTTGAGGCCTTCCACGCCGCACACCGGGGATCGATTGGGCGACAGCATGCCTATACGCTGAGGGCCACCGGCCGATTGGGACCGGAGGAAGCAAAGGACGATCCAGCCCTTCGCGCTGCGGTGTACCTCGACGCGGACGGTGTCCCGCGTGGTTTCCTCACCTACGCCTTTGCCGGGTGGGAGAAGTCTCCGCTGACCATGGATGTGCGAGACCTGGTCGCCACCACTGCTGCTGCGCGACGAGAACTGTGGCGTTACCTCGGTGCCCACGACCTCATCGAACGGGTTGTCTACGGCGCCGCCGCTCCCGATGATCCGCTGCCCTGGTCATTGGATGACCCACGCCGCGTTGCCGTCACAGAGACTGAGGACCTGTTGTGGTTGCGTATCCTTGACGTCCCCGCAGCGCTGGGTGCCCGAGAATACATCGCCGACGGGTCGTTGCGGCTGCGCATCACCGATCCCCAGGGTTATACGACGGGAAGTTACAAGCTGGTCGTCGACGGGAGAGTCGGGTGTGTGGAGACCGAACCGGACGATTCTCAGCCAGCGGATCTAGAGCTGGACATTGCTTTGTTGAGTTCGTTGTACCTGGGCGGAACCGGAGTACGGACCCTGGCTGAGGCTGGCCGTCTGCGCGCGGCGTCCGATGAGGCCGTAGACCGTGCCGCCCGGTTGCTGGACCTGCCGGGGGCGCCCTACGCGATCAATGGTTTCTAGGCCCGGATTCGGACATCGCACACGGACAGCACCAGCAGTACCTGAACGCGACCTGCGTTTTGACCCGTCATATGCCGGGGGACTAGAATCATTAGACGACTGCCGGGGTGTTCCCTGCCCGGGCTCGTAACAATTTTAGTTCCACGTTCGGAGCATGCCGGGACTTCCGGCTTTCCGATTGACACAATCTATCCCCAACGGAGCCCCTACTACATGACCATCACCTCCAACGAGAAGACCGGTACCCCGCAGGTCGCCATCAACGACATCGGTACCGCTGAAGACTTCCTCGCAGCCGTCGACGCAACCATCAAGTACTTCAACGATGGAGACCTCGTAGAAGGCACCGTCGTCAAGGTCGATCGCGACGAAGTCCTGCTCGACATCGGTTACAAGACCGAGGGTGTCATTCCTTCCCGCGAACTTTCGATCAAACACGACGTCGATCCGGGTGAAGTTGTTTCCGTCGGCGACCAGGTCGAAGCTCTTGTTCTCACCAAAGAGGACAAGGAAGGCCGCCTGATCCTGTCCAAGAAGCGCGCACAGTACGAGCGCGCCTGGGGCGACATCGAAAAGATCAAGGAAGAAGACGGTGTCGTCACCGGTACCGTCATCGAGGTGGTCAAGGGTGGTCTTATCCTCGACATCGGCCTTCGTGGCTTCCTGCCAGCTTCCCTGGTGGAAATGCGCCGTGTCCGCGACCTGGCTCCGTACATCGGCCAGCAGATCGAAGCGAAGATTATCGAGCTGGACAAGAACCGAAACAACGTTGTGCTCTCCCGCCGCGCGTGGCTCGAGCAGACCCAGTCGGAGGTTCGTTCAACGTTCCTCAACAAGCTGGAAAAGGGTCAGGTTCGTCCCGGCGTCGTTTCCTCCATCGTCAACTTCGGTGCATTCGTGGACCTTGGCGGTGTAGACGGCCTGGTGCACGTTTCCGAGCTGTCCTGGAAGCACATCGACCACCCGTCAGAGGTTGTCGAAGTTGGCCAAGAAGTTACCGTAGAGGTTCTCGAAGTGGATCTGGACCGCGAGCGGGTTTCGCTCTCGCTCAAGGCTACCCAAGAAGACCCTTGGCAGACCTTCGCTCGCACTCACGCACTGGGTCAGGTTGTCCCAGGTAAGGTCACCAAGCTGGTTCCGTTCGGCGCATTTGTCCGCGTCGAAGACGGCATTGAGGGCCTCGTTCACATCTCTGAACTGGCTGTCAGGCACGTTGAGCTCGCCGAGCAGGTTGTTTCCGTTGGAGACGAACTGTTCGTCAAGGTCATCGACATCGACCTCGAGCGTCGTCGTATCTCCTTGTCGCTCAAGCAGGCCAACGAGGACGTGGACCCTGAGGGTACCGAATTCGATCCTGCTCTGTACGGTATGGCCGCAGAGTACGACGAAGAGGGTAACTACAAGTACCCTGAGGGCTTCGATCCCGAAACCAACGAATGGCTCGAGGGCTACGACAGCCAGCGTGCCGTCTGGGAGCAGCAGTACGCTGATGCCCAAACCCGCTGGGAAGCCCACAAGAAGCAGGTTGCCGAGCACGCCAACGAGGATGCCGTTTCGACGTCCGAGTCCAGCGAGTCCGCAGCGACGAGCTACTCATCCGACGCTCCAGCGACGGATAGTGGATCGAACTCCGGTAGCAGCAGCAGCAGCAATGGCGGCGGTGGCGGCACCCTTGCCTCCGACGAAGCACTTGCAGCACTGCGTGAGAAGCTGACCGGCAACTAAGCAAGTCTGTTATGTGTTGAGGGGCCCCGCCATTCGGCGGGGCCCCTCTTCGCATTTCACCTGACGTAACACGTCGCGAGGGTTATAGGCGCCGGGTACTCACGGTAACGGTGAACCTCGGGTTGCGGTCCACCTGGCGCGTTGGGCCAACTATGCTGCTCAGCGCCCGGAGGTACCCAAGGTGAGTGTTCCACACCGTCCAGAGTTGGCCTCCGGGTGAGAGCGCCCTGGATGCTTCCCGAAAAAGCTTCAGCGCAATTCCCGAATGGACTGTCGCGCCCATATGGAACGGCGGGTTCAAGATAATCACTTCTTGACTGGCATCTGGGAGAGAAGAAAGGCCGTCGTCGCGCACCACCTTCACCTGACCGTCCACTCCATTGGCACGCATGGTGAGCAGCGCAGAATCGACTGCTGCTGCGGAGTGGTCAACAGCAATCACGCTGATGTCCGGGCGTTGTAAGGCAAGATAGGCGGCGATCGCGCCAGTACCGCAACCGAGGTCCACAGCGGTAGAAACCTGCGACAGCTGTTGTAATTGCGGCAAAAGAAACCGTGTACCCAGGTCAAGTCTGCCTCCGCCAAATGCAGCACCATGAGAGGAAAGGACCAGCGGCTTTCGCATCCCGACGTCGTGTGATTCGCTCACCGGGAAAGGGCACTCGCCGGCGAGCCTAGGGTCGGAAGCTGTAAGGATGCGCGATTTGCGCCGGGCAAGAGACGCGTGCACGGTATCGAAGTAGCGTCCAAGAACGTCATTCATGGCCGGAGTCATGTGCTTGACGCGGCCGGCGGCCATGACAACAACTTCCTGATGGGCATACCGTGCGATCTTCCAGCAGAGTTCCTCCAGTGCGGACAGAGATCGGGGTAATCGCATCAGGACCAGTTTGGCCCCTGACAGTAGCTCGGGACCAGGGCGATGCTGCGAGTACGTCGAGGGCACCGAGAGTATCCGCGCATTCTTAGCTAGCGCGAGCTCACCGGATAGCGCATCTTGATGCACCCTCAATGGACTATGTCCACCCAGCACGACCGAGAGTGTGATCGCCCCGTAATTGTCGCCAATGACGGCAATGGTGCCCGGCTGCGAGTCCTTGACCGTCTGGCGTGAGGCGTCGAGGAGGTATTCGTCGGCGGAGTCCCACGCGAACAGGTTGTCCGCCTCAACATCGGGGGAGCGCCGCAAGGCGGAGAGTTCAAGTTCAGTCATGATCCATCCAGGAAGTTCCATGGTCGACTGGTTCAATGGCGCCGGAGCCAAAAATTGCCACACCATTCAAAAATGATTCAGTGCGCGCGGGTTCGTCCAGAACCGCACAATCGAGCTCGGCACCGGTACTCGTATAGCGAATACCGGAAATGGTGACTCCGGTGGAGCGCAGCTCGTGTTCAAGCCTGCCGGCGTTTTCGTGTGCAGCCATCACACTGAAGTTCCGTACGCGTCGGCGTGTACGAAACGTAGACGCCGCCAACGCTGCGGTAACGGATCCCGAGTAGGCACGCGCGAGTCCTCCCGTGCCAAGTAGGGTGCCTCCGAAGTACCGAACTGTGACGGCGACGATATCGCTCAGGTCCGTGGCGCCGCCGGCGCTCTGGCTGCGGATCAAGGCTTCCATCATGGGTTGGCCTGCGGTTCCCGAGGGTTCGCCGTCGTCATTGGTTCGCTGAAGATGCCTATGCGGTCCCACCACATAAGCGCTGCAGTGATGGCGCGCGTCCGGAAATTCCCGGCGGGCAGCAGCGATGTGGTCGCGGGCTGCTTCCTCTGAATCAATGCTCGTCAGCAGGGCGATGAACCGTGAACGCTTGATGTCTATCTCATTGCGGCTGTGACCGGCGAGCGTTGTATACGTACCGCACGCACTTCCCGATTCAGACACCAACACAGTCTAGTGTTGGTTACATGCTCAATGTTGGACTGACCGGTGGCATAGCGGCCGGAAAATCGTTGGCGGCCACGCGGCTATCTGCCCTCGGTGCCACGCTGGTCGACGCCGATGCCATCGCCCGGGAAGTAGTGGAGCCGGGTACCGATGGTCTGCGTGCCGTGGTGGAAGCATTTGGACCGGGGATTTTGACGGATACCGGCTCACTGGACCGACCAGCCCTCGGCGAGTTGGTGTTCAACTCTCCCGGGCAACGCCAGCGTCTGAACGCCATTATCCACCCCCTGGTCAGGACCCGTGCAGCAGAACTTGCACAAGGTGGCGAGGGCGGGATCGTCGTTCAGGATATTCCGCTGTTGATCGAGACCGGACAAGGCCCGTCCTTCCACCTGGTGGTGGTGATCGACGCGCCCGAAGAAGAGCGCGTGCGGCGCATGGTGGAGGATCGCGGCATGTCCGAAGCGGACGCCCGCGCCCGGATAGCGGCCCAGGTCTCGCCAACCGAACGCACCGCCTCTGCAGATGTCGTGCTGCCAAATACGGGCTCTCGGGATCAGCTGTTGGCCTCGGTGGACACGCTCTGGGAAGAAAGGCTCTTGCCTTTCCACCACAACCTGTTGGACGGTCGGATCGCACCACGCTACGGCCCGCCGCTACTGTTGGCAACACGGCCGCAATGGCCTGACCAGGCGGCTCTGCTCACGAAGCGGATACTACTCGCAGACCCGCGGATTCTGGCGGTAGACCACATTGGCTCGACTGCAGTGCCGGGGCTCCCGGCCAAGGATGTGTTGGATCTTCAGGCGACCGTGCACAGCCTGGACGACGCCGATGCTGTCGCGGGTGTGCTGACGAGCGCGGGGTTTCCACGCTGTCCCGGCATCTGGCAGGACACACCAAAATCGAGCCATCCTGATCCGGCGGACTGGGCAAAACGGCTACATGGGAACGCCGATCCGGGCCGCGCCGTCAACGTGCATATCCGGGTTTTCGGTTCTCCGGGCTGGCGTTATTCGTTATTGTTCAGGGACTGGCTGTCCGCCAATCCCAGTGCTGCCGCTGCATACGCGGCTGAGAAGCGTCGGCTCGCAGAAGAATACTCCATGGACAACTCCACGGACCGTTACGCGCAAGCCAAGGAAGACTGGTTCAGCCGGTCGGCCGATCCGCTCATGAACCAATGGGCGCAGAACATCGGATGGCACCCACCAGCCCTACCTCATTAGGCTGGCAGCGGACCGGCACGCTGTGCAGCCCCAGAATGTCCGGGTCAGGTACTAACCTGTAAAGCATGAGTCTTGCACAGGACATTAAGCGTGTAGTGGCACCGTTTGAAGTGATCAGTGAGTTCAAACCAGCGGGCGATCAGCCGACCGCGATCGCAGAACTGACAGATCGTATCAAGGCGGGGGAGAAGGACGTCGTACTCATGGGTGCCACGGGCACCGGTAAGAGCGCGACGACGGCCTGGCTCATCGAGCAGGTCCAGCGACCCACTCTGGTCATGGTGCAGAACAAAACGTTGGCTGCACAGCTGGTCAACGAGTTCCGGGAACTTCTGCCCAACAACGCGGTGGAGTATTTTGTTTCCTACTATGACTACTACCAGCCGGAGGCATATGTGCCCCAGACGGACACCTTCATCGAGAAGGATTCGTCCATCAACGAGGAAGTTGAGCGGCTCCGGCACTCTGCCACAAATGCACTGCTGACCCGTCGGGACGTCGTGGTAGTGGCTAGCGTTTCGTGCATTTATGGGTTGGGAACGCCCGAGGAATATGTTGCGGGCATGGTGACCCTCCGCAGGGGCGCGGAGATGAACAGAGATGAGCTCCTGCGGCGCTTCGTGTCCATGCAGTACACGCGCAACGACATGGACTTTCACCGCGGGACCTTCCGGGTGCGGGGCGACACCGTCGAGATCATTCCCATGTATGAGGAACAGGCCCTTCGTATCGAGTTCTTCGGGGATGAGATTGAGAGTATCCAAACGCTCCATCCACTCACCGGAGAGCTCATCCGCGAAGAGAATGAGATGTATGTTTTCCCGGCCTCGCACTACGTGGCAGGTCCAGAACGGATGTCCAAAGCCATCACCCGGATTGAAGATGAGTTGCAGAAAAGACTCGACGAACTGGAAGGTCAGAACAAGCTCGTGGAAGCGCAACGCTTGCGGATGCGCACTACGTATGACCTCGAGATGATGCAGCAGATGGGTTTCTGCAATGGAATAGAGAATTATTCGCGCCACATCGACGGACGCGGGGCTGGAACTGCCCCGCACTGCCTGATTGACTACTTCCCGGATGATTTCATGCTTGTTGTCGACGAGTCGCACGTGACTATCCCGCAGATCGGTGCCATGTATGAAGGTGATATGTCGCGCAAACGGACCCTGGTGGACCACGGTTTCCGACTTCCATCGGCGATGGATAACAGGCCACTGAAGTGGGACGAGTTTTTGGAGCGGATCGGACAGACAGTCTACTTGTCGGCTACGCCGGGCAAATATGAGCTGGGGAAGTCCGACGGCTACGTTCAGCAAATCATCCGGCCCACAGGGTTGGTGGACCCGCAGATCGTGGTGAAGCCCAGTAAGGGTCAGATTGATGACCTTCTGGGGGAGATCCACAAGCGTGTTGATAAAAACGAGCGCGTTCTGGTAACCACACTGACCAAGCGTATGGCCGAAGACCTCACCGGTTACTTACTGGAACACGGCGTAAAGGTGGAGTATCTCCACTCGGATGTGGACACTCTTCGCAGGGTAGAGCTGCTCCGGGAGCTGCGCATGGGCACCTTTGATGTCCTGGTCGGCATCAACCTTCTCCGCGAGGGGCTGGACCTTCCAGAAGTGTCCTTGGTGAGCATTCTGGATGCCGATAAGGAAGGGTTCCTGCGCAGCTCGACGTCGCTGATCCAGACGATCGGCCGCGCGGCACGCAACGTATCCGGTGAAGTCCACATGTACGCCGACCGGATCACGGCCTCAATGGCGCATGCCATCGACGAGACGAACCGGCGTCGTGACATTCAGGTGGCCTTCAATAAAAAGAACGGTGTTGACCCACAGCCGCTGCGGAAGCGGATTGCGGATATCAGTGATCAGCTGGCGCGTGAGGACGCTGACACTGCTGCCCTTCTGGAGGCGGCCGCCGGGAGGAAGGGTAGCAAAAAGGGTGCCTCGCTAGCTGGCGTCCGTCGCGACGGACTTGCGGCCGTACCGGCGGAGGACCTCTTGGACCTTATTGCTCAGCTCACTGAGCAGATGCACGGCGCAGCCTCCGAACTGCAGTTTGAGTTGGCGGCGCGCTTACGCGACGAAGTTTCTGACCTCAAGAAGGAACTGAGGCAAATGCAGTCCGCTGGCCACGCCTGATCGGAGGTGGGCTGATGGGACAGGAGCCAGAAATTGTCGAGATCAGGGTTCATGGAGTCGGAGACCAATCCGGGTACAGGGCGCTGGGGGAACCAAAGGGCACTGCCCTGAATGGGTGGGTCGAGCTTCGGAGTCCTCCTGCTCTGCCTGCGCATCCGCTGAAACTCATCAATTGGTGGCGTGCCAACCGAAAGCAAACGGGTCGTATGTGGTGGTACCTGGCGTTTCCGTTCACGCTCGTCAATGTTGCAGGGCGTATGGGACCAGAGGTAGGTCACCCGTTTGCGCACAACGCGCATCGGGCGGTCGTTTCAGTAACTGCGGTGGGGCTGACCTTGGTCCAACTGGCCTGGCTAATTGTCCTGATGGAAACCATTTTGCGGTATTTGCCTTCCTTCATGGACCCCCTATGGCTGGGCAGGTTGACACCGCTGGCTGCGGCGGCAGGATTGTCGTTGTTGCTGATCCTGCGGTGGACTCGCGTGGTCCGACTCCAACCGGAAGACGCCGGCACATCGCCGGGCTCACTGTGTTCCCACGTGGTCGCGGTTCTCGCCGGTGGGATCCTGCTCTCCGTTCTGAGACCTGCCCACATGGCCTACACCGGGTGGCCCTCGGTCGTCCCACCTGGGTCCGGAAATGAACCCCTGCTGGACGCTATGGCTTTAGTGGTTGTCGTGAGTACCACCGGGGTCATGCTTTTGGCCATGCTGCTGGTCGCGGTGTACGCGTTTACACCGTCCAGAGCTCGCGAACGCGTTCGTCCCCTGCCCATGACGGGGCTGGTCCTGACGGTGGCGGTGGTGCTGATGCATACGGTGACAGCGTTGGTGCGTATGGCCCTGGATAATTTGGCCAACTACGTCAACGGCCTGCTCTACCCTCTTCAACGCGGGGCACTCCAGTATCAATACCGGGTCCTTCTGTCCTACGACGATCCGGCCATTGCCGGAGACAGCCGGCTGGATCTGCTGCCGTTCCAGTCCATGATTCTTCTGCTGGCGCTGCTCGCGGCCACGGTCGTTGTCCTGTGCCTGTGCACGAAACTCAAGTTATCCAGACTCTTCTCCGGTGAGTATTCTCGGGCCACGTGGTGGCACGGCTTTATCACGGTTCTTCCGTCGATTATTCCCGTGGTGGCTCCGATTGCGGGACTGCTCGGAATGGCTGGCGTGGCCTCTGCCGTCATACTCGGAGAGGGGAAACTGGGTGGGCCGATTTTTGGACTGGGAGTGCTGCTACTGCAACTTGCGGCCGCCGTCGTTATCTTGAGCATGCTCCTTGGACAGTTCCCCGCTTTCAGAGAAGTCATGGCAAAAATTGGCGACCTAGCGGGGTTCTGGCCAGTTCACGATCATCCGTTGGCTGGGGTCTCGTACCGCTATCCGGTGCTAGCCGGCATACGACTCGAATTGGCTCAGTGCGGTGACGCCGTCAGGCCGGTACTTTTCGGTCACAGTCAGGGTTCGGTCCTCTGCGCCTGGCTGCTCGCCCACGAGTCATCCCTGAGCGGCCACCGACCCGTATTCGTTTCTGCCGGATCGCCCATCGAGTCGATATACGCACCTCTATTCCCTGCCTATTTCACACCGGATCTTCAGGTCAAAGTCGTTGCAGCAACCGAGGAGTGGGCCAATTACTGGCGAGTAACGGATCCGTTGGGCGGACCTATAGAGGGGGCGGAAAACATTCGCCTCGACGATTCCGCGGCCGATCCCCTCGGACACGGGGGTTACTGGAACCATCCGCGAATCGCCGTCTTCATCTCGAGTTTCGAACGTGGCACCGAGGTATTTCCTCCTGACACGAACTGCATCTAAACTGGCAGGAGCGTAGGGGAGTATCCATAACGCTGTATTCGTCAACACGCGCGGCGCCACTGCCCCGCCGGATGCAGCGGCTGGTATCTGAAATAGCCGGTGGAGAGACTTGCGGTAACTCGTTGCTCCTTTGAAAGGTGGCCATGCCAGAATTACCCGTAGCTTTTGAGGTCGGAACATTCATTGTTCTTGGCGTCATTTTGCTTATTGATCTCCTCCTGGTGGCTAAACGGCCGCATGAGCCCTCCATGAAGGAAGCTGGGCTGTGGGTTGGTTTCTACGTCAGCCTTGCGCTCGTGTTTGCAGGCCTCATGTGGATCTTCACCGATCCTGAACACACCGGACAATTCGTGGCTGGATGGGTCACCGAGTACAGCCTCAGTGTGGACAACCTATTTGTCTTCATCATCATTATGGCCCGCTTCTCAGTGCCCAGAAAGTACCAGCAGGAAGTGCTGATGGTGGGAATCATCATCGCGCTGATCCTGCGCGGCATCTTTATTCTGATCGGTGCTGCCGTCATTGAAAACTTCAGCTGGGTGTTTTATATCTTCGGCGCATTCCTGCTGTATACGGCGTACAAGCAGGCCAAGGACGTTGGCGGAGATGAGGAGTCCGGCTCGGAGAACAAGCTCATAGCCAAACTGCGCAACGTACTGCCCATGTCGGAAAAGTACGACGGAAACAAGTTGCGGACAGTCGTGGATGGCAAGAAGGTATTCACCCCGATGGTGGTTGTCTTCGTCACCATTGGCATGACAGATCTCCTGTTTGCCGTGGATTCTATCCCCGCCATCTTCGGGCTGACCCAGAGCGCGTTCATTGTCTTCACCGCCAACATCTTCGCTCTGATGGGACTTCGTCAGCTGTACTTCCTGCTGGGCGGACTCATGGACAGGCTGATCTACCTGAAGCACGGTTTGTCCGTGATTCTGGCGTTCATCGGGGTGAAGCTTATTCTCCATGCACTGCACGTGAACGAGCTACCGTTCATCAATGGCGGTCAGCCTGTCGAATGGGCTCCGGAAATACCGACGTTCGTTTCACTGGCCGTCATCGTGGGAACGATCATTCTCGCCACAGTACTGAGCCTGCTCAGTCCGAAGGCGCGCGCACAGAAGACAGTCTCTGAACTAGAGCACGCCCTATCGGTTTATCGGAACCTGGGTGAGGATTCACCGCGCAACCACGCCACGGCCGTCCTTGACGATGTCCGACAGAAACGGCGCAAGGCCGAAGAGGCCGCGGCGCAGCACGGTGTTAAACTTCCCGAAATGAAGGATGCCGAAACGGCAGAGGAAGAATTCAAGAGGAAGTTCCCCGACAACAAGTAACATTGGCGCGGTGACTATCTCTGAACAGACCACGGCGCTGGATCCTCTAAGGACGCAGCGTCAAGGGAGCATATTTACCGTGATCCTGTCAAGTTTCAAGCGATAGAAGGCATATAGGCCCCTTGTAGATATCAAAATAAGGGGTCTACTACTGCTTTTACTACTGCTTTTTGTTATCCTTTGACCATGACACGAGGAAACAAGATCCGGGCGAACGGCGAGGGCAGCATCTTTGCTATCGGCACACCACAGGGGAAGCGCTGGAAGGCTGAAACGACCATCGGCTATGACGGGGCCGGGAGACGAGTTGTAGCCAGCGGGACGGGGGCTACGAAGGCAATAGCCATAGAGCGAAGAGATACGAACCGCCTTAAGCTGCTTGTGATGCAAGGCAAGGCCCCGAGCACAGTCCTAGCGGGGCGAGAAATCAGGATCAATAAGACGAGCGTCGAAAACTACTTGCGGTCGTGGTTTGAGTCTCTGAACCCGGTCACGGTTGGAGCATCGACGCGGCGACAGTATGAGGGAAACATCACCCGCCACATTAACCCGCACATCGGCGAAATCCCGCTAACCCTACTATCACGGGCGAACCTGCGAGAACTTTTCTACAAGACGCTACCCAACAAGGCCTATGACCCTAAGAACCCCGAAAAGAGACTAGGAGCGGGGGCGGTGCTGAACGTATGGAAGCCACTTAACAAGGCACTAAAAGACGCGCACCTTGATGGATTGATACAACAGAACCCGTTAGAGGGCTTAGACCGTCCCGCACCAGTGATGAAGGAAATCGACATCGACACCAGCAGGCCAAAGGCACTGTTACAACACCTTGAAGGGGACATCGATCAGGCGAAATGGCTTACCAGTTTTCTACTGGGCTTACGTGTCTCCGAAAAATTGGGGCTTACGTGGGATTGTATCGACCTTGACCCGAAGGAAGGACAGCCGCCAACCATCACCATTAAACAACAACTCAGCAGGGATCACGCGCGGCACGGTTGCAGAAGTAAAACAGACCGGGAGCCAGTATGTGGGAAGCGATCCGCACACGATTGCCCAAAGCGGATAGACGGTAAGGGCCTCTACATAAAGGAGGAGACTAAGACGAAGAACATTAGAAAGTTACCTATCCCCTACGAACTTGAAATATTGCTGGTAGAGCACAAGGAGCGATGGGAAGCTGTGAAAGACTCGGGGGAAATAAACTGGATAGAACACGGAGACGGCGAAGACACGGAAAAAACGCTATCTTATGAACCAGAACCGGGGCTAGAAAACTTAGTATTTACAATGGATAACGCTAAGCCCATCCGGCACGAAGTGGAGAACCAGAACTGGCACGCATTATGTACAAAATATGGATTTACCAACGACCGGGGACACATATCACGACACACAACAGCGACTATGTTAGCTGAGGCCGGAGTGCCGCCCGAGGTTGCAAAACTTATACTGGGACATACCAGTGAACGAATGACGCGATATTATACACATCTAAAAGCCACCAAAACGACCCTAGAACCATTGCAGAATTTCGAGATTCAGCTATTGGGCGAGAGACAAGAATATGATTTCATGGATCTTAATTTGGACATAGGTAAACCCCCCGTGGAAAGTAGAAAATAAACACAGGGGGCCTACACTTATTATATCGGCATATCATCCGATAAATTTTATTTACCTTTCACTAATGAGGCGGCGGAGGTCATCCTCTGGCAGAGATGGATTTTCCCGCATGATAGACCGGGTAACATCATCAGCCGAATGAGAGAGCCGAGACGCGGTATAAGGTGCAAGATAACGGGACGACGCCAAGGCACGATGAAGGTCTGGGCAGTTCCTTATCTTAGATAGCTTGTCTAACGTCCACGACGTGGTATTGGAGTTGATAGCGACCTTAACGAGAACATCTGTATCGTGGTGAGTGACTAACATATCTAGGACTATGGGATCCGTGTAAGGATTTCCCGCTAGGTCCCGACAGAACATAACATCGTCATTCATACTGTATGTGATTTGCTCGTCGAGGGACATATTCTTGATATCTGCATTTTTAGATGTTCGCATTTTTTCGCTCATGATAAGCCGGGTGACATCATCAGGCGAATGAGAGAGCCGAGACGCCGTATAAGATTCCAGACGAGGGGAAGACGCCAAGGCACGATGAAGGTCTGGGCAGTTCCTTATCTTAGATAGCTTGTCTAACGTCCACGACGTGGTATTGGAGTTGATAGCGACCTTAACGAGAACATCTGTATCGTGGTGAGTGACTAACATATCTAGGACTATGGGATCCGTGTAAGGATTTCCCGCTAGGTCCCGACAGAACATAACATCGTCATTCATACTGTATGTGATTTGCTCGTCGAGGGACATATTCTTGATATCTGCATTTTTAGATTTTTG
This region of Arthrobacter roseus genomic DNA includes:
- a CDS encoding GNAT family N-acetyltransferase, which produces MKTPTTKTNGLRHELFDAEVLSAAGEAEPAPNARTTNWFRAVRTGFHAQPFTTAEVARIAASYRVDGRRLLGVYDDDAPAPSLDPSIPVATFAEFNKTLNTGAGRMLESHLITVVTVRPSHRRRGILRRMMTDSLDRARAAGLPMAALTATEGTIYGRFGFGPATTLDTVRVDVKGGLPVVAKPEGTVIAVDPSALVELAPSLFEAFHAAHRGSIGRQHAYTLRATGRLGPEEAKDDPALRAAVYLDADGVPRGFLTYAFAGWEKSPLTMDVRDLVATTAAARRELWRYLGAHDLIERVVYGAAAPDDPLPWSLDDPRRVAVTETEDLLWLRILDVPAALGAREYIADGSLRLRITDPQGYTTGSYKLVVDGRVGCVETEPDDSQPADLELDIALLSSLYLGGTGVRTLAEAGRLRAASDEAVDRAARLLDLPGAPYAINGF
- the rpsA gene encoding 30S ribosomal protein S1 gives rise to the protein MTITSNEKTGTPQVAINDIGTAEDFLAAVDATIKYFNDGDLVEGTVVKVDRDEVLLDIGYKTEGVIPSRELSIKHDVDPGEVVSVGDQVEALVLTKEDKEGRLILSKKRAQYERAWGDIEKIKEEDGVVTGTVIEVVKGGLILDIGLRGFLPASLVEMRRVRDLAPYIGQQIEAKIIELDKNRNNVVLSRRAWLEQTQSEVRSTFLNKLEKGQVRPGVVSSIVNFGAFVDLGGVDGLVHVSELSWKHIDHPSEVVEVGQEVTVEVLEVDLDRERVSLSLKATQEDPWQTFARTHALGQVVPGKVTKLVPFGAFVRVEDGIEGLVHISELAVRHVELAEQVVSVGDELFVKVIDIDLERRRISLSLKQANEDVDPEGTEFDPALYGMAAEYDEEGNYKYPEGFDPETNEWLEGYDSQRAVWEQQYADAQTRWEAHKKQVAEHANEDAVSTSESSESAATSYSSDAPATDSGSNSGSSSSSNGGGGGTLASDEALAALREKLTGN
- a CDS encoding class I SAM-dependent methyltransferase: MTELELSALRRSPDVEADNLFAWDSADEYLLDASRQTVKDSQPGTIAVIGDNYGAITLSVVLGGHSPLRVHQDALSGELALAKNARILSVPSTYSQHRPGPELLSGAKLVLMRLPRSLSALEELCWKIARYAHQEVVVMAAGRVKHMTPAMNDVLGRYFDTVHASLARRKSRILTASDPRLAGECPFPVSESHDVGMRKPLVLSSHGAAFGGGRLDLGTRFLLPQLQQLSQVSTAVDLGCGTGAIAAYLALQRPDISVIAVDHSAAAVDSALLTMRANGVDGQVKVVRDDGLSSLPDASQEVIILNPPFHMGATVHSGIALKLFREASRALSPGGQLWTVWNTHLGYLRALSSIVGPTRQVDRNPRFTVTVSTRRL
- a CDS encoding YigZ family protein encodes the protein MSESGSACGTYTTLAGHSRNEIDIKRSRFIALLTSIDSEEAARDHIAAARREFPDARHHCSAYVVGPHRHLQRTNDDGEPSGTAGQPMMEALIRSQSAGGATDLSDIVAVTVRYFGGTLLGTGGLARAYSGSVTAALAASTFRTRRRVRNFSVMAAHENAGRLEHELRSTGVTISGIRYTSTGAELDCAVLDEPARTESFLNGVAIFGSGAIEPVDHGTSWMDHD
- the coaE gene encoding dephospho-CoA kinase — its product is MLNVGLTGGIAAGKSLAATRLSALGATLVDADAIAREVVEPGTDGLRAVVEAFGPGILTDTGSLDRPALGELVFNSPGQRQRLNAIIHPLVRTRAAELAQGGEGGIVVQDIPLLIETGQGPSFHLVVVIDAPEEERVRRMVEDRGMSEADARARIAAQVSPTERTASADVVLPNTGSRDQLLASVDTLWEERLLPFHHNLLDGRIAPRYGPPLLLATRPQWPDQAALLTKRILLADPRILAVDHIGSTAVPGLPAKDVLDLQATVHSLDDADAVAGVLTSAGFPRCPGIWQDTPKSSHPDPADWAKRLHGNADPGRAVNVHIRVFGSPGWRYSLLFRDWLSANPSAAAAYAAEKRRLAEEYSMDNSTDRYAQAKEDWFSRSADPLMNQWAQNIGWHPPALPH